Part of the Spirochaeta lutea genome is shown below.
CTGCTCCTTTCGTATGGGTCGCGTGGCATTTCCTGGTGATGCCTACCTGGGATCTCCGGTGGGGGCCTGCCCTTTCGGATGGATCCTGGGCGTGGCGTTCATCCGGACCTCCGGCACCCCCCCTTGAAGCGCCCCGGGGGATCATCAGTTAGGCAGGCCTCTAAACCCTGGCCAGCCCATGCCCCGGGAGATCCTCTGGGTTTGTCCTACGGCCGCTTCCGGACCGGGGTTTCCGGGGTTGTGCCTATTCCAAGGCCAGGGTGTAAATCCGATAGATATCCTCGGCGCCCAGTGGTACGTAGTTTCCCAGGGTTCGGGTACCGCGGTCTGTGGCTTTTTCCGCCATCTTATACAGGGATTCAGCGCCGATGTTCAATTCTTTCAGGGTTACGGGCATTCCGATGGACCGGGAAAAGGCCTTGTAGGCCTGGATACCCCGGCGGGCGGTGAGTTCCGGATTGAAGTAATCCGGTTCCACCCCCCATACCTCCACTGCCCAGCGGACAAACCGTCCCAGATTATGGTGGAGAACGTGCTGCATCCATGCGGGGAAGACGACAGCCAGTCCGGCCCCGTGGGTGACATCGTACATTCCCGAGAGCTCATGTTCAATATCGTGGCTGGCCCAGTCTCCGGTTCGGCCCACATCCAGGGCGTTATTATGGGCCATCTGGCCGGTGAGCATCAGTTCAGACCAGGCATCGTAGTTGTGAGGCTCGGCCAGCACCCGGGGCACCACGGAGATAAGGGTCTTCATGGCCGCTTCCAACAGCCGGTCGGTCAGCTCCACGGGAGCGGCGTTGGTGAAGTAACGCTCCATGAGGTGGGCCATGATGTCCGATGCCCCGGCCCCGATCTGGTATGCCGGCAGGGTAAAGCACCACTCGGGGTTTAGGATGGAAAACCGGGGATAGATCAGCTCATGGCCGAATCCGCGCTTCAGGCCGCCGTCTTCATTAGTAATAACACTGGCGTTGCTGGATTCGCTGCCGGCCGCGGGGATGGTGAGCATGGTTCCCACAGGCAGAGCCGCTGAGGGTTGGGCGGTTCCCTGGTAAAATTCCCAAACCGTATGCTCCGCCGGAACCCCCAGGGCAATGGCCTTGGCAGAATCAATGACGCTGCCGCCCCCCAGGGCGATTATACAGTCGATATTGTTCCGGCGGCAGAGTTCTATGCCCTGTTCCACCAGGGAAAGCCGGGGATTCGGTTTTACCCCACCGAGCTCAAAGACCTCCAGACCGGCGTTGCGCAGATTTTCTGCGGCCCGGTCAAAGAGCCCGTTTTCTTTTACCCGGTTGCTTCCGAAATGTACCAGGACCTTGGTTCCGTACTGGGCGGCCTGGCTCCCCAGGTGTTCTTCCATTCCTCTACCGAAGAGGATTCTGGTTGGATTATAAAAAGAAAATGTATTCATGATCCCATCCTAAACCCTGAAGTCAACTCTAGGTCAAGAACTAATTAGCCCAGGCAGAGGGCTTCGATTCTAGTGTCCCGGGAACCCGGAGGCCGTGGTGGCATCTCTGGTCCTTCCGGATTTCGAGCCCGGTAGACTCCGGGGACCACCTCCAGCAGCCCCGGGTCGCTCCATTCGTGCCAATCCCGGGGCGCAGTCTTCGTGCCAACTAAAAAGTAGTAAACCTTTCGCGATTTTCGAACCGGGCGGATAATGGCCTAGGTCAACATGCAGCGGTTCGGGACCGACGGATTCCCGGGGCTGCAAAATCTATAGGAGGTTTGTATGTCAAATACAGCGTCGCAAGCCGGAACGTTCAGGACCAACGTTCAGCGCTTTGGCCGGTTCCTCAGCGGAATGATCATGCCCAACATCGGCGCATTCATCGCCTGGGGACTCATCACCGCCCTGTTCATTCCTACAGGATGGCTGCCCAGCGAGAAACTCGCCAGCCTGGTTGGACCCATGATCACCTATCTGCTGCCACTGCTCATCGGGTACACCGGCGGTAAGATGATCTGGGGTGTCCGAGGCGGTGTGGTAGGTGCTATCGCCACCATGGGAGTCGTCGTAGGAACCAGCATTCCGATGTTCATCGGAGCTATGATCATGGGTCCCCTGGGCGGCTGGGTCATCAAGATGTCCGACAAGGCTGTTGAGGGAAAGGTTCCGGTAGGCTTCGAAATGCTGGTGGACAACTTCTCGGCAGGCATCCTGGGCATGGGTGTGGCCCTCCTGGGATTCTTCGTGATGCAGCCCATCCTGACGGTAATTATCGCAGTCCTCCAGGGCGGCGTAGACTTCATCATTACCGCGGGAATCCTGCCCTTCGTCTCCATCTTCATTGAGCCGGGGAAGGTGCTCTTCCTGAATAACGCCATCAACCATGGAATTCTTTCGCCCATGGGGATTCAACAGGTTCAGGAAACAGGAAAATCCATTCTCTTCCTCCTGGAAACCAACCCTGGACCGGGATTGGGAATCCTTCTGGCGTACTGGGCATTCTCCAGGGGCAACGTAAAGGCTTCTGCCCCCGGCGCCATCATCATCCACTTCTTCGGCGGTATCCACGAGATCTATTTCCCCTACATCCTCATGCGGCCCATCCTGATTCTGGCTGCCATTGCCGGGGGTGCATCGGGCGTTCTGACCTTTATGATTACCGGAGCCGGCGAAGTAGCCACCCCCTCACCGGGAAGTATCTTCGCTCTGTTAGCCGTTGCGCCTAAGGGCGGCATGATCCCCGTACTCCTGGGAATCCTGGTATCAGCAGCCGTTTCCTTCGTGGTTGCCATGCCCTTCGTGAAGAGATACGCAGCTCAGGATGCCGAGGCCGGAAAATTGGATGATGCCAAGGCTGCTGTTAAGTCTATGAAGCATAGCGGAACGATCACCAACATCGTATTCGCCTGCGATGCCGGTATGGGTTCCAGTGCCATGGGAGCCAACAAGCTCGGTAAACTACTGAAGGCCGAAGGGCTGGACATCAAGGTAGAACACTGCTCGGTGGACGAAATTCCAGGCTCAGCCCAGGTAGTTATCTGCCACCGGGATCTTGCCGACCGGGTCAAGCGAGCCGGAACCAAGGCCCAGGTGGTGAGTGTTACCAACCTGGTCAATGCACCTGAGTATGCCGATGTGGTTACACTGGTAAAGGAAAGCCAC
Proteins encoded:
- a CDS encoding iron-containing alcohol dehydrogenase, which produces MNTFSFYNPTRILFGRGMEEHLGSQAAQYGTKVLVHFGSNRVKENGLFDRAAENLRNAGLEVFELGGVKPNPRLSLVEQGIELCRRNNIDCIIALGGGSVIDSAKAIALGVPAEHTVWEFYQGTAQPSAALPVGTMLTIPAAGSESSNASVITNEDGGLKRGFGHELIYPRFSILNPEWCFTLPAYQIGAGASDIMAHLMERYFTNAAPVELTDRLLEAAMKTLISVVPRVLAEPHNYDAWSELMLTGQMAHNNALDVGRTGDWASHDIEHELSGMYDVTHGAGLAVVFPAWMQHVLHHNLGRFVRWAVEVWGVEPDYFNPELTARRGIQAYKAFSRSIGMPVTLKELNIGAESLYKMAEKATDRGTRTLGNYVPLGAEDIYRIYTLALE
- a CDS encoding PTS mannitol transporter subunit IICB, whose protein sequence is MSNTASQAGTFRTNVQRFGRFLSGMIMPNIGAFIAWGLITALFIPTGWLPSEKLASLVGPMITYLLPLLIGYTGGKMIWGVRGGVVGAIATMGVVVGTSIPMFIGAMIMGPLGGWVIKMSDKAVEGKVPVGFEMLVDNFSAGILGMGVALLGFFVMQPILTVIIAVLQGGVDFIITAGILPFVSIFIEPGKVLFLNNAINHGILSPMGIQQVQETGKSILFLLETNPGPGLGILLAYWAFSRGNVKASAPGAIIIHFFGGIHEIYFPYILMRPILILAAIAGGASGVLTFMITGAGEVATPSPGSIFALLAVAPKGGMIPVLLGILVSAAVSFVVAMPFVKRYAAQDAEAGKLDDAKAAVKSMKHSGTITNIVFACDAGMGSSAMGANKLGKLLKAEGLDIKVEHCSVDEIPGSAQVVICHRDLADRVKRAGTKAQVVSVTNLVNAPEYADVVTLVKESHA